A portion of the Candidatus Glassbacteria bacterium genome contains these proteins:
- a CDS encoding GWxTD domain-containing protein, with the protein MSFRFPIGSVTLVLVLLSGNLAAQTEFADTLSSEKLYELSLEALENKGWKRAREAMKKWLEREEATAEVLVMLGKAQLNLKDEKDAEKSFKKALEKDEQNMDALLGLCEVYLIRNKEKNMLNTLEQIGELEPESRKLLYYRALAADRFELEEYGESYFWDTLEGLVKTAPDEMGTLNILCDAYINDRFLERGILFLTEMQDLHGERSEIMFQLARIYTHTGDEDLARDLFAQIEEAGIDNLTPRQRVMMAQELFTLENDNLACEAYFSAARVMDDNLALEMFQDLRDLTTSDQRREFELTPTGRKGIFLISFWGRKDPTPTTVRNERLVEHYRRLRYVRKEYYSALRPGYDERGRVYIKHGEPDQKTSLSGNWAIRDNISWLYSKNRSNPLMYHFVSRVNYYRMAYSLEEALIPDIESEMSMGGRNVEELFRSRAEIHPKYDQLANEVHNFQGGSFEYARRTYLQDLFHDELLLTERGFTEGEVTETYEHEFEEEPMNFYYFPVSLKGPDTLSALGVYFGLPTDQIKVPDPFGTVEVPVELEVVLYDSWWQEVQRTTVSKTYRVPNFIPSRDAMIPDLLSMQIAPGYYHMAARLKQTRTNLMQIYKSNFYVDSYRSEDSLSLSDLILATSVVEDNQPSKFNLRGHRITPLPSSSFKSDMPVYVYYELYNLVPDSTGTKHIKVDYLVSSSSRDLSTARRIINTLGRFIGVRNEVGKVVTTFEHDISRPGNIDPIYISIDASAYVDGQYNLLVTTEDMVSGQVSTKDVTFIISK; encoded by the coding sequence ATGAGCTTCCGGTTCCCCATAGGATCTGTCACCCTGGTTCTGGTTCTTTTGTCCGGCAATCTGGCCGCCCAGACCGAGTTTGCCGATACTCTGTCCAGCGAAAAACTGTACGAGCTCTCGCTCGAGGCCCTGGAGAACAAGGGCTGGAAACGCGCCCGCGAGGCGATGAAAAAGTGGCTGGAGCGCGAAGAGGCCACCGCCGAGGTGCTGGTGATGCTGGGCAAGGCCCAGTTGAACCTGAAAGATGAGAAAGACGCCGAAAAATCGTTCAAAAAAGCCCTGGAAAAGGACGAACAGAACATGGACGCCCTGCTGGGTCTGTGCGAGGTCTATCTGATCCGGAACAAAGAGAAAAACATGCTAAACACCCTGGAGCAGATCGGGGAACTGGAGCCGGAAAGCCGTAAACTGCTCTATTACAGGGCGCTGGCAGCGGACAGGTTCGAACTTGAAGAGTATGGAGAGAGCTACTTCTGGGATACTCTCGAAGGCCTGGTGAAGACAGCCCCGGATGAGATGGGAACGCTCAACATACTCTGCGACGCCTATATCAACGACCGATTCCTCGAACGGGGAATCCTGTTCCTGACCGAGATGCAGGACCTCCACGGCGAACGCAGCGAGATCATGTTCCAGCTCGCCAGGATCTATACCCACACCGGTGATGAGGACCTGGCCCGCGACCTGTTCGCTCAGATCGAGGAGGCGGGGATCGATAACCTTACGCCCCGCCAGCGGGTGATGATGGCCCAGGAACTGTTCACGCTGGAGAACGACAACCTGGCCTGCGAGGCCTATTTCAGCGCCGCCAGGGTGATGGATGACAACCTGGCGCTGGAAATGTTCCAGGACCTTCGCGACCTGACCACCAGCGACCAGCGCCGCGAGTTCGAGCTTACTCCAACGGGGCGCAAGGGAATTTTTCTGATCTCGTTCTGGGGCCGCAAGGACCCGACTCCGACCACGGTCAGAAACGAACGTCTGGTGGAGCATTACCGCCGCCTGCGTTACGTGCGCAAGGAGTATTACAGCGCGCTTCGGCCCGGGTACGATGAGCGGGGCAGGGTCTATATCAAGCACGGGGAACCGGACCAGAAAACGAGTCTCAGCGGCAACTGGGCGATCAGGGACAATATCAGCTGGCTTTACAGTAAAAACCGCTCTAATCCGTTGATGTACCATTTCGTCTCCCGCGTTAACTATTACCGGATGGCCTACAGCCTGGAAGAGGCCCTGATCCCGGATATCGAATCGGAAATGAGCATGGGCGGACGTAACGTGGAGGAGCTGTTCCGCAGCAGGGCCGAAATCCATCCGAAGTACGATCAGCTCGCCAACGAAGTCCACAACTTTCAGGGCGGGAGTTTCGAGTATGCCCGCCGCACGTACCTTCAGGACCTGTTCCATGACGAGCTGCTGCTGACAGAGCGGGGGTTCACCGAAGGTGAGGTGACCGAGACCTATGAGCACGAGTTCGAGGAAGAGCCGATGAATTTCTACTACTTTCCGGTCTCGCTCAAAGGCCCGGACACGCTCAGCGCCCTGGGCGTGTATTTCGGCCTGCCCACCGATCAGATCAAGGTCCCCGATCCGTTCGGGACAGTCGAGGTGCCCGTGGAGCTGGAAGTGGTGCTCTACGACTCGTGGTGGCAGGAAGTCCAGCGGACCACTGTCTCCAAGACATACAGGGTCCCGAATTTCATCCCCTCGCGCGATGCGATGATCCCGGACCTGCTTTCGATGCAGATCGCGCCGGGTTACTACCATATGGCGGCCCGCCTCAAGCAGACCCGGACCAACCTGATGCAGATTTACAAGAGCAATTTCTATGTCGACAGCTACCGGAGCGAGGACAGCCTGTCTCTCAGCGACCTGATCCTGGCCACCAGCGTGGTTGAGGACAACCAGCCGAGCAAGTTCAATCTCAGGGGCCACCGGATCACGCCGCTGCCGTCATCATCGTTCAAGAGCGACATGCCGGTTTACGTCTATTACGAGCTCTACAACCTCGTCCCCGACTCGACCGGTACAAAGCATATCAAGGTCGACTACCTGGTCAGCTCCAGCAGCCGGGATCTCAGCACAGCCCGCCGGATTATCAATACCCTGGGGCGCTTTATCGGGGTGCGCAACGAGGTGGGCAAGGTGGTGACCACTTTCGAGCACGATATCAGCCGCCCCGGCAATATCGACCCGATCTATATCTCTATCGACGCATCCGCCTATGTCGACGGCCAGTACAACCTGCTGGTCACTACCGAAGACATGGTTTCCGGCCAGGTATCCACCAAGGACGTAACTTTTATCATCAGTAAATAG
- a CDS encoding lytic transglycosylase domain-containing protein yields MGRRKLDNNIDVQTRKCLRGCRVKSGGAGMLARFGNLVFMISAVALMVTVVLGVYRLPGSVSTETMIAAGSAINRNEIPELTEVAAWHKLAVLEAGKIKLNEQMRHFANMFNADLQLARLIYDISVDEEVDPELVFRVIRTESRFVTDCVGLVGEIGLMQVRYGTALTIDRGATRKKLYDPAYNIRIGIRHLKDHLHYYRGDIRLALLAFNRGRGRVNELLSLGMDPANGYARRVLDTRL; encoded by the coding sequence ATGGGAAGAAGGAAACTGGATAACAACATAGACGTCCAGACCCGCAAGTGTCTGAGAGGTTGCCGTGTAAAGAGCGGCGGCGCCGGCATGTTGGCCAGGTTCGGTAATCTGGTATTTATGATTAGCGCTGTGGCTTTGATGGTCACAGTGGTGCTCGGCGTGTACCGCCTGCCCGGATCGGTCTCCACCGAAACGATGATCGCCGCGGGAAGCGCGATCAACCGCAACGAGATCCCCGAGCTTACCGAAGTGGCCGCCTGGCACAAGTTGGCTGTTCTGGAAGCCGGTAAAATCAAGCTCAATGAACAGATGAGGCATTTCGCCAACATGTTCAACGCCGATCTCCAGCTCGCCCGCCTGATCTACGATATCAGCGTGGACGAGGAGGTCGATCCCGAGTTGGTGTTCAGGGTTATCCGCACGGAAAGCAGGTTTGTCACCGACTGTGTCGGCCTGGTGGGTGAGATCGGCCTGATGCAGGTGCGCTACGGCACCGCGCTGACAATCGACCGTGGCGCAACGCGTAAAAAACTCTACGATCCGGCCTATAATATCCGGATCGGCATCCGCCATCTCAAGGACCATCTGCATTACTACCGCGGCGATATCAGGCTGGCTCTGCTGGCCTTTAACCGCGGCCGGGGCAGGGTTAACGAGCTGTTGAGCCTGGGAATGGATCCCGCCAACGGCTATGCCCGGCGCGTGCTGGATACGAGGCTTTAA
- a CDS encoding cytochrome c3 family protein, with the protein MNLIKSKLHLIIIAIAVLAVSGHYVWHLDINTGYAPDQPIPFSHKIHAGDYKMDCLYCHGAAEKGPHAGIPPMNVCMGCHSVVGLDKDNIKMLGRMYNEGKTVQWERVHRLPDHVYFSHKWHLKAGVDCMECHGDVAVMPLISQVKRLEMGDCIECHRQSQFHQAYLDSTGALTSAGIGIYERYPYLKYVDLQTLNSSVAAGQNATGLDKTPERLATGVIPHHNAMTQCSTCHQ; encoded by the coding sequence ATGAACCTGATTAAAAGCAAGCTCCACTTGATAATAATCGCTATCGCAGTCCTGGCGGTTTCGGGCCACTACGTCTGGCACCTCGACATCAACACCGGCTACGCGCCCGACCAGCCCATACCTTTCAGCCATAAAATTCACGCAGGCGACTACAAGATGGATTGCCTGTATTGCCACGGCGCGGCGGAAAAAGGTCCGCATGCGGGGATCCCGCCGATGAACGTCTGCATGGGCTGCCATAGCGTGGTGGGGCTCGACAAGGACAATATCAAGATGCTGGGCCGGATGTACAACGAAGGGAAGACCGTGCAGTGGGAGCGGGTCCATCGCCTGCCGGACCATGTCTATTTCAGCCACAAATGGCACCTTAAAGCCGGCGTGGACTGCATGGAGTGCCACGGCGACGTGGCCGTGATGCCGCTGATCAGCCAGGTCAAGCGCCTGGAAATGGGCGACTGCATCGAGTGCCACCGCCAGAGCCAGTTCCATCAGGCTTATCTCGACTCCACCGGTGCTCTCACATCGGCCGGGATAGGCATTTACGAGCGCTACCCATATTTGAAGTATGTGGACTTGCAGACGCTTAACAGCAGTGTGGCGGCCGGCCAAAACGCCACCGGACTGGATAAAACGCCGGAGAGACTGGCTACCGGCGTAATTCCGCACCACAACGCAATGACACAGTGCAGCACGTGCCATCAATGA